A genomic stretch from Pomacea canaliculata isolate SZHN2017 linkage group LG2, ASM307304v1, whole genome shotgun sequence includes:
- the LOC112558145 gene encoding calmodulin-like protein 4, whose translation MARFFSEAKIEEFKECFNFHARLDYITREGDLSIIMRSLGYSPTREEIASYYAKYATSDGRIDFAIFLDIMHSHSRVENCQKELLDALMAQDRNHTGYVNAADIRHILTNTGEHLSRNEVDTLFRESGIPTSGQVKITDFVQSVMTPSPDY comes from the exons ATG gcGCGGTTCTTTAGTGAGGCCAAAATTGAAG agTTTAAGGAATGCTTTAACTTTCACGCACGCCTGGATTATATTACACGAGAAGGTGATCTTTCCATCATAATGCGGTCACTTGGATACAGTCCAACAAGGGAAGAAATAGCCAGCTACTATGCAAAATATGCCACTA GTGATGGAAGGATAGACTTTGCTATCTTTCTTGACATCATGCACTCTCATTCACGTGTTGAGAACTGCCAGAAGGAGCTTCTTGATGCTCTGATGGCCCAGGATCGTAATCACACTGGATATGTTAATGCAGCTGACATCCGACACATTCTGACTAATACTGGGGAGCATCTCAGTCGGAATGAAG TGGATACCTTATTCCGTGAATCAGGCATACCAACAAGTGGTCAGGTGAAGATTACTGACTTCGTGCAATCTGTGATGACTCCATCGCCAGATTATTGA
- the LOC112558138 gene encoding lysophosphatidic acid phosphatase type 6-like isoform X4, whose protein sequence is MNLKRTLQICRNLSLLLGGAFVVHHQTRRPENALCPPAIVPEKKPDRSVAIVIRNGDIPLTLQQVHVFFRHGARLPLHLSPGLDEVSYPEDKVLKDAPHTMFRHRIVMLPDRTPRTLSEKEESYKLLQLKGGGYAGNLTVLGQDQAYILGRSLRDMYIFRHRFLSEDYSAQDISVQSTNINRTIVSARCVLAGMFGKERLNETAGGVEITVCELKDDFLLPNDMSCNVLAETIKFATSDMDNIGLMEDRLIIEKALGINSEATGVKINFDHLRDDLTSRIRTEASLDMPCDRTRLESGSGRHGKLDLWREVGRAVKMYLWSTHDTTMVALLEALGIFNWRWPPFVADLRLELYKSGDDRHWVRVLYCSQEMNMRDSSTPIMPFEDFEKALKPYLLDDSEFESLSKMTLDQMLNAYNELKPIEVQDSSEGIEPTDGELEPSEAIIEPSDDTGEPSDDTEATVDEEDDEDDEDE, encoded by the exons ATGAACTTAAAAAGGACCCTTCAAATATGCAGAAATTTAAGTTTACTCTTGGGAGGCGCCTTCGTGGTGCACCATCAAACCAGAAGACCCGAGAATGCTCTGTGTCCGCCCGCGATAGTTCCTGAAAAGAAGCCAGATCGTTCCGTCGCCATCGTCATACGAAACGGAGACATTCCACTGACACTGCAACAGGTCCATGTATTCTTTCGACATGGTGCTAGACTACCACTGCACCTGTCTCCTGGGCTGGACGAG GTGAGTTATCCTGAAGATAAGGTGCTGAAAGATGCACCTCACACCATGTTCCGCCACCGGATCGTCATGCTGCCGGACAGGACACCCAGAACTCTCTCTGAAAAGGAGGAGTCTTACAAACTGTTACAGCTCAAG GGAGGGGGATATGCGGGTAACCTGACGGTGCTAGGCCAGGATCAGGCGTACATACTGGGCCGCAGCCTTCGTGACATGTACATCTTTCGTCACCGATTCCTGTCGGAAGACTACAGTGCTCAAGATATTTC CGTGCAGTcgacaaacatcaacagaacAATAGTGTCCGCTCGCTGTGTCCTAGCAGGAATGTTCGGCAAAGAAAGACTTAACGAGACGG CAGGTGGCGTGGAGATCACAGTGTGCGAGTTGAAGGATGATTTTTTGCTGCCCAACGACATGTCGTGCAATGTGCTGGCAGAGACGATAAAGTTCGCCACCAGCGACATGGACAACATCGGGCTAATGGAGGACAGATTGATCATTGAAAAAGCACTAG GTATTAACTCTGAGGCAACCGGAGTGAAGATAAACTTCGATCACTTGCGGGATGATTTAACGTCAAGAATA AGAACAGAGGCCAGCCTTGACATGCCTTGTGATCGGACGCGCCTTGAATCGGGTAGTGGACGCCATGGGAAGCTTGATCTATGGAGAGAA GTGGGCAGGGCGGTCAAGATGTACCTGTGGAGCACGCACGATACCACCATGGTCGCTCTTCTGGAGGCTCTGGGAATATTTAATTGGAGATGGCCTCCCTTTGTTGCCGACCTGAGGCTGGAGCTGTATAAAAGTGGTGATGACAGACACTGGGTGCGCGTCCTGTACTGCTCtcag GAGATGAACATGCGGGATTCTTCCACTCCAATCATGCCGTTTGAGGATTTTGAGAAAGCCTTGAAACCGTACTTGTTGGATGACTCTGAATTTGAAAGTCTGTCTAAAATGACACTGGACCAGATGTTAAATGCTTACAACGAGTTAAAACCCATCGAGGTTCAGGACTCTTCAGAGGGTATAGAACCTACTGATGGTGAACTCGAACCTTCAGAGGCTATAATTGAACCCTCTGATGATACTGGCGAACCTTCAGATGATACAGAGGCTACAGTcgatgaagaggatgatgaagatgatgaagacgagTAG
- the LOC112558138 gene encoding lysophosphatidic acid phosphatase type 6-like isoform X2: MNLKRTLQICRNLSLLLGGAFVVHHQTRRPENALCPPAIVPEKKPDRSVAIVIRNGDIPLTLQQVHVFFRHGARLPLHLSPGLDEVSYPEDKVLKDAPHTMFRHRIVMLPDRTPRTLSEKEESYKLLQLKGGGYAGNLTVLGQDQAYILGRSLRDMYIFRHRFLSEDYSAQDISVQSTNINRTIVSARCVLAGMFGKERLNETGGVEITVCELKDDFLLPNDMSCNVLAETIKFATSDMDNIGLMEDRLIIEKALGINSEATGVKINFDHLRDDLTSRITHGYNMPTKLLPYVDMIENNAIKTIYYATCGMIEEQRPALTCLVIGRALNRVVDAMGSLIYGEKAVKMYLWSTHDTTMVALLEALGIFNWRWPPFVADLRLELYKSGDDRHWVRVLYCSQEMNMRDSSTPIMPFEDFEKALKPYLLDDSEFESLSKMTLDQMLNAYNELKPIEVQDSSEGIEPTDGELEPSEAIIEPSDDTGEPSDDTEATVDEEDDEDDEDE, encoded by the exons ATGAACTTAAAAAGGACCCTTCAAATATGCAGAAATTTAAGTTTACTCTTGGGAGGCGCCTTCGTGGTGCACCATCAAACCAGAAGACCCGAGAATGCTCTGTGTCCGCCCGCGATAGTTCCTGAAAAGAAGCCAGATCGTTCCGTCGCCATCGTCATACGAAACGGAGACATTCCACTGACACTGCAACAGGTCCATGTATTCTTTCGACATGGTGCTAGACTACCACTGCACCTGTCTCCTGGGCTGGACGAG GTGAGTTATCCTGAAGATAAGGTGCTGAAAGATGCACCTCACACCATGTTCCGCCACCGGATCGTCATGCTGCCGGACAGGACACCCAGAACTCTCTCTGAAAAGGAGGAGTCTTACAAACTGTTACAGCTCAAG GGAGGGGGATATGCGGGTAACCTGACGGTGCTAGGCCAGGATCAGGCGTACATACTGGGCCGCAGCCTTCGTGACATGTACATCTTTCGTCACCGATTCCTGTCGGAAGACTACAGTGCTCAAGATATTTC CGTGCAGTcgacaaacatcaacagaacAATAGTGTCCGCTCGCTGTGTCCTAGCAGGAATGTTCGGCAAAGAAAGACTTAACGAGACGG GTGGCGTGGAGATCACAGTGTGCGAGTTGAAGGATGATTTTTTGCTGCCCAACGACATGTCGTGCAATGTGCTGGCAGAGACGATAAAGTTCGCCACCAGCGACATGGACAACATCGGGCTAATGGAGGACAGATTGATCATTGAAAAAGCACTAG GTATTAACTCTGAGGCAACCGGAGTGAAGATAAACTTCGATCACTTGCGGGATGATTTAACGTCAAGAATA ACGCATGGCTATAACATGCCCACTAAACTGCTTCCTTACGTGGACATGATTGAGAACAACGCCATCAAAACAATATACTATGCCACTTGTGGAATGATTGA AGAACAGAGGCCAGCCTTGACATGCCTTGTGATCGGACGCGCCTTGAATCGGGTAGTGGACGCCATGGGAAGCTTGATCTATGGAGAGAA GGCGGTCAAGATGTACCTGTGGAGCACGCACGATACCACCATGGTCGCTCTTCTGGAGGCTCTGGGAATATTTAATTGGAGATGGCCTCCCTTTGTTGCCGACCTGAGGCTGGAGCTGTATAAAAGTGGTGATGACAGACACTGGGTGCGCGTCCTGTACTGCTCtcag GAGATGAACATGCGGGATTCTTCCACTCCAATCATGCCGTTTGAGGATTTTGAGAAAGCCTTGAAACCGTACTTGTTGGATGACTCTGAATTTGAAAGTCTGTCTAAAATGACACTGGACCAGATGTTAAATGCTTACAACGAGTTAAAACCCATCGAGGTTCAGGACTCTTCAGAGGGTATAGAACCTACTGATGGTGAACTCGAACCTTCAGAGGCTATAATTGAACCCTCTGATGATACTGGCGAACCTTCAGATGATACAGAGGCTACAGTcgatgaagaggatgatgaagatgatgaagacgagTAG
- the LOC112558138 gene encoding lysophosphatidic acid phosphatase type 6-like isoform X5, which produces MFRHRIVMLPDRTPRTLSEKEESYKLLQLKGGGYAGNLTVLGQDQAYILGRSLRDMYIFRHRFLSEDYSAQDISVQSTNINRTIVSARCVLAGMFGKERLNETAGGVEITVCELKDDFLLPNDMSCNVLAETIKFATSDMDNIGLMEDRLIIEKALGINSEATGVKINFDHLRDDLTSRITHGYNMPTKLLPYVDMIENNAIKTIYYATCGMIEEQRPALTCLVIGRALNRVVDAMGSLIYGEKAVKMYLWSTHDTTMVALLEALGIFNWRWPPFVADLRLELYKSGDDRHWVRVLYCSQEMNMRDSSTPIMPFEDFEKALKPYLLDDSEFESLSKMTLDQMLNAYNELKPIEVQDSSEGIEPTDGELEPSEAIIEPSDDTGEPSDDTEATVDEEDDEDDEDE; this is translated from the exons ATGTTCCGCCACCGGATCGTCATGCTGCCGGACAGGACACCCAGAACTCTCTCTGAAAAGGAGGAGTCTTACAAACTGTTACAGCTCAAG GGAGGGGGATATGCGGGTAACCTGACGGTGCTAGGCCAGGATCAGGCGTACATACTGGGCCGCAGCCTTCGTGACATGTACATCTTTCGTCACCGATTCCTGTCGGAAGACTACAGTGCTCAAGATATTTC CGTGCAGTcgacaaacatcaacagaacAATAGTGTCCGCTCGCTGTGTCCTAGCAGGAATGTTCGGCAAAGAAAGACTTAACGAGACGG CAGGTGGCGTGGAGATCACAGTGTGCGAGTTGAAGGATGATTTTTTGCTGCCCAACGACATGTCGTGCAATGTGCTGGCAGAGACGATAAAGTTCGCCACCAGCGACATGGACAACATCGGGCTAATGGAGGACAGATTGATCATTGAAAAAGCACTAG GTATTAACTCTGAGGCAACCGGAGTGAAGATAAACTTCGATCACTTGCGGGATGATTTAACGTCAAGAATA ACGCATGGCTATAACATGCCCACTAAACTGCTTCCTTACGTGGACATGATTGAGAACAACGCCATCAAAACAATATACTATGCCACTTGTGGAATGATTGA AGAACAGAGGCCAGCCTTGACATGCCTTGTGATCGGACGCGCCTTGAATCGGGTAGTGGACGCCATGGGAAGCTTGATCTATGGAGAGAA GGCGGTCAAGATGTACCTGTGGAGCACGCACGATACCACCATGGTCGCTCTTCTGGAGGCTCTGGGAATATTTAATTGGAGATGGCCTCCCTTTGTTGCCGACCTGAGGCTGGAGCTGTATAAAAGTGGTGATGACAGACACTGGGTGCGCGTCCTGTACTGCTCtcag GAGATGAACATGCGGGATTCTTCCACTCCAATCATGCCGTTTGAGGATTTTGAGAAAGCCTTGAAACCGTACTTGTTGGATGACTCTGAATTTGAAAGTCTGTCTAAAATGACACTGGACCAGATGTTAAATGCTTACAACGAGTTAAAACCCATCGAGGTTCAGGACTCTTCAGAGGGTATAGAACCTACTGATGGTGAACTCGAACCTTCAGAGGCTATAATTGAACCCTCTGATGATACTGGCGAACCTTCAGATGATACAGAGGCTACAGTcgatgaagaggatgatgaagatgatgaagacgagTAG
- the LOC112558141 gene encoding lysophosphatidic acid phosphatase type 6-like isoform X1, whose translation MNLKRTLQISRNLSLLLGGAWVIRQQTRRPENALCPPGTVADNMQDNSVATIIRNGDCPLKLQQVHVFFRHGARLPLHLSPWLDEVSYPKDMVLKDAPHTMIRHRIVMLPDRTSRTLSEKEESYKLLQLKGGGYAGNLTVLGQDQAYVLGRSLRDMYIFRHRFLSEDYSAQDVSVQSTNINRTIVSARCVLAGMFGKERLNEKGGVEITVCELKDDFLLPNDMSCNVLAETIKFATSDMDNIGLMEDRLIIEKALGINSEATGVKINFDHLRDDLTSRIRTEASLDMPCGRTRLESGSGRHGKLDLWREVGRAVKMYLWSTHDSTWSLFWRLWEYLIGDGLLCCRPEAGAV comes from the exons ATGAATTTAAAAAGGACTCTTCAAATATCCAGAAATTTAAGTTTACTCTTGGGAGGCGCCTGGGTGATACGCCAGCAAACCAGAAGACCCGAGAATGCTCTGTGTCCGCCCGGGACAGTTGCTGACAACATGCAAGATAATTCCGTCGCCACCATCATACGAAACGGAGATTGTCCACTGAAACTGCAACAGGTCCATGTATTCTTTCGACATGGTGCTAGACTACCACTGCACCTGTCTCCTTGGCTGGACGAG GTGAGTTATCCTAAAGATATGGTGCTGAAAGACGCGCCTCACACCATGATCCGCCACCGGATCGTCATGCTGCCGGACAGGACTTCCAGAACTCTCTCTGAAAAGGAGGAGTCTTACAAACTGTTACAGCTCAAG GGAGGGGGATATGCGGGTAACCTGACGGTGCTAGGCCAGGATCAGGCGTACGTACTGGGCCGCAGCCTTCGTGACATGTACATCTTTCGTCACCGATTCCTGTCGGAAGACTACAGTGCTCAAGATGTTTC CGTGCAGTcgacaaacatcaacagaacAATAGTGTCCGCTCGCTGTGTCCTAGCAGGAATGTTCGGCAAAGAAAGACTTAACGAGAAGG GTGGCGTGGAGATCACAGTGTGTGAGTTGAAGGATGATTTTTTGCTGCCCAACGACATGTCGTGCAATGTGCTGGCAGAGACGATAAAGTTCGCCACCAGCGACATGGACAACATCGGGCTAATGGAGGACAGATTGATCATTGAAAAAGCACTAG GTATTAACTCTGAGGCAACCGGAGTGAAGATAAACTTCGATCACTTGCGGGATGATTTAACGTCAAGAATA AGAACAGAGGCCAGCCTTGACATGCCTTGTGGTCGGACGCGCCTTGAATCGGGTAGTGGACGCCATGGAAAGCTTGATCTATGGAGAGAA GTGGGCAGGGCGGTCAAGATGTACCTATGGAGCACGCACGATTCCACATGGTCGCTCTTCTGGAGGCTCTGGGAATATTTAATTGGAGATGGCCTCCTTTGTTGCCGACCTGAGGCTGGAGCTGTATAA
- the LOC112558138 gene encoding lysophosphatidic acid phosphatase type 6-like isoform X3 has translation MNLKRTLQICRNLSLLLGGAFVVHHQTRRPENALCPPAIVPEKKPDRSVAIVIRNGDIPLTLQQVHVFFRHGARLPLHLSPGLDEVSYPEDKVLKDAPHTMFRHRIVMLPDRTPRTLSEKEESYKLLQLKGGGYAGNLTVLGQDQAYILGRSLRDMYIFRHRFLSEDYSAQDISVQSTNINRTIVSARCVLAGMFGKERLNETAGGVEITVCELKDDFLLPNDMSCNVLAETIKFATSDMDNIGLMEDRLIIEKALGINSEATGVKINFDHLRDDLTSRIRTEASLDMPCDRTRLESGSGRHGKLDLWREVSGHSAAQRLWAVKMYLWSTHDTTMVALLEALGIFNWRWPPFVADLRLELYKSGDDRHWVRVLYCSQEMNMRDSSTPIMPFEDFEKALKPYLLDDSEFESLSKMTLDQMLNAYNELKPIEVQDSSEGIEPTDGELEPSEAIIEPSDDTGEPSDDTEATVDEEDDEDDEDE, from the exons ATGAACTTAAAAAGGACCCTTCAAATATGCAGAAATTTAAGTTTACTCTTGGGAGGCGCCTTCGTGGTGCACCATCAAACCAGAAGACCCGAGAATGCTCTGTGTCCGCCCGCGATAGTTCCTGAAAAGAAGCCAGATCGTTCCGTCGCCATCGTCATACGAAACGGAGACATTCCACTGACACTGCAACAGGTCCATGTATTCTTTCGACATGGTGCTAGACTACCACTGCACCTGTCTCCTGGGCTGGACGAG GTGAGTTATCCTGAAGATAAGGTGCTGAAAGATGCACCTCACACCATGTTCCGCCACCGGATCGTCATGCTGCCGGACAGGACACCCAGAACTCTCTCTGAAAAGGAGGAGTCTTACAAACTGTTACAGCTCAAG GGAGGGGGATATGCGGGTAACCTGACGGTGCTAGGCCAGGATCAGGCGTACATACTGGGCCGCAGCCTTCGTGACATGTACATCTTTCGTCACCGATTCCTGTCGGAAGACTACAGTGCTCAAGATATTTC CGTGCAGTcgacaaacatcaacagaacAATAGTGTCCGCTCGCTGTGTCCTAGCAGGAATGTTCGGCAAAGAAAGACTTAACGAGACGG CAGGTGGCGTGGAGATCACAGTGTGCGAGTTGAAGGATGATTTTTTGCTGCCCAACGACATGTCGTGCAATGTGCTGGCAGAGACGATAAAGTTCGCCACCAGCGACATGGACAACATCGGGCTAATGGAGGACAGATTGATCATTGAAAAAGCACTAG GTATTAACTCTGAGGCAACCGGAGTGAAGATAAACTTCGATCACTTGCGGGATGATTTAACGTCAAGAATA AGAACAGAGGCCAGCCTTGACATGCCTTGTGATCGGACGCGCCTTGAATCGGGTAGTGGACGCCATGGGAAGCTTGATCTATGGAGAGAAGTGAGTGGACACAGCGCCGCACAAAGGCTGTG GGCGGTCAAGATGTACCTGTGGAGCACGCACGATACCACCATGGTCGCTCTTCTGGAGGCTCTGGGAATATTTAATTGGAGATGGCCTCCCTTTGTTGCCGACCTGAGGCTGGAGCTGTATAAAAGTGGTGATGACAGACACTGGGTGCGCGTCCTGTACTGCTCtcag GAGATGAACATGCGGGATTCTTCCACTCCAATCATGCCGTTTGAGGATTTTGAGAAAGCCTTGAAACCGTACTTGTTGGATGACTCTGAATTTGAAAGTCTGTCTAAAATGACACTGGACCAGATGTTAAATGCTTACAACGAGTTAAAACCCATCGAGGTTCAGGACTCTTCAGAGGGTATAGAACCTACTGATGGTGAACTCGAACCTTCAGAGGCTATAATTGAACCCTCTGATGATACTGGCGAACCTTCAGATGATACAGAGGCTACAGTcgatgaagaggatgatgaagatgatgaagacgagTAG
- the LOC112558138 gene encoding lysophosphatidic acid phosphatase type 6-like isoform X1, which translates to MNLKRTLQICRNLSLLLGGAFVVHHQTRRPENALCPPAIVPEKKPDRSVAIVIRNGDIPLTLQQVHVFFRHGARLPLHLSPGLDEVSYPEDKVLKDAPHTMFRHRIVMLPDRTPRTLSEKEESYKLLQLKGGGYAGNLTVLGQDQAYILGRSLRDMYIFRHRFLSEDYSAQDISVQSTNINRTIVSARCVLAGMFGKERLNETAGGVEITVCELKDDFLLPNDMSCNVLAETIKFATSDMDNIGLMEDRLIIEKALGINSEATGVKINFDHLRDDLTSRITHGYNMPTKLLPYVDMIENNAIKTIYYATCGMIEEQRPALTCLVIGRALNRVVDAMGSLIYGEKAVKMYLWSTHDTTMVALLEALGIFNWRWPPFVADLRLELYKSGDDRHWVRVLYCSQEMNMRDSSTPIMPFEDFEKALKPYLLDDSEFESLSKMTLDQMLNAYNELKPIEVQDSSEGIEPTDGELEPSEAIIEPSDDTGEPSDDTEATVDEEDDEDDEDE; encoded by the exons ATGAACTTAAAAAGGACCCTTCAAATATGCAGAAATTTAAGTTTACTCTTGGGAGGCGCCTTCGTGGTGCACCATCAAACCAGAAGACCCGAGAATGCTCTGTGTCCGCCCGCGATAGTTCCTGAAAAGAAGCCAGATCGTTCCGTCGCCATCGTCATACGAAACGGAGACATTCCACTGACACTGCAACAGGTCCATGTATTCTTTCGACATGGTGCTAGACTACCACTGCACCTGTCTCCTGGGCTGGACGAG GTGAGTTATCCTGAAGATAAGGTGCTGAAAGATGCACCTCACACCATGTTCCGCCACCGGATCGTCATGCTGCCGGACAGGACACCCAGAACTCTCTCTGAAAAGGAGGAGTCTTACAAACTGTTACAGCTCAAG GGAGGGGGATATGCGGGTAACCTGACGGTGCTAGGCCAGGATCAGGCGTACATACTGGGCCGCAGCCTTCGTGACATGTACATCTTTCGTCACCGATTCCTGTCGGAAGACTACAGTGCTCAAGATATTTC CGTGCAGTcgacaaacatcaacagaacAATAGTGTCCGCTCGCTGTGTCCTAGCAGGAATGTTCGGCAAAGAAAGACTTAACGAGACGG CAGGTGGCGTGGAGATCACAGTGTGCGAGTTGAAGGATGATTTTTTGCTGCCCAACGACATGTCGTGCAATGTGCTGGCAGAGACGATAAAGTTCGCCACCAGCGACATGGACAACATCGGGCTAATGGAGGACAGATTGATCATTGAAAAAGCACTAG GTATTAACTCTGAGGCAACCGGAGTGAAGATAAACTTCGATCACTTGCGGGATGATTTAACGTCAAGAATA ACGCATGGCTATAACATGCCCACTAAACTGCTTCCTTACGTGGACATGATTGAGAACAACGCCATCAAAACAATATACTATGCCACTTGTGGAATGATTGA AGAACAGAGGCCAGCCTTGACATGCCTTGTGATCGGACGCGCCTTGAATCGGGTAGTGGACGCCATGGGAAGCTTGATCTATGGAGAGAA GGCGGTCAAGATGTACCTGTGGAGCACGCACGATACCACCATGGTCGCTCTTCTGGAGGCTCTGGGAATATTTAATTGGAGATGGCCTCCCTTTGTTGCCGACCTGAGGCTGGAGCTGTATAAAAGTGGTGATGACAGACACTGGGTGCGCGTCCTGTACTGCTCtcag GAGATGAACATGCGGGATTCTTCCACTCCAATCATGCCGTTTGAGGATTTTGAGAAAGCCTTGAAACCGTACTTGTTGGATGACTCTGAATTTGAAAGTCTGTCTAAAATGACACTGGACCAGATGTTAAATGCTTACAACGAGTTAAAACCCATCGAGGTTCAGGACTCTTCAGAGGGTATAGAACCTACTGATGGTGAACTCGAACCTTCAGAGGCTATAATTGAACCCTCTGATGATACTGGCGAACCTTCAGATGATACAGAGGCTACAGTcgatgaagaggatgatgaagatgatgaagacgagTAG
- the LOC112558141 gene encoding lysophosphatidic acid phosphatase type 6-like isoform X3 produces the protein MVLKDAPHTMIRHRIVMLPDRTSRTLSEKEESYKLLQLKGGGYAGNLTVLGQDQAYVLGRSLRDMYIFRHRFLSEDYSAQDVSVQSTNINRTIVSARCVLAGMFGKERLNEKGGVEITVCELKDDFLLPNDMSCNVLAETIKFATSDMDNIGLMEDRLIIEKALGINSEATGVKINFDHLRDDLTSRIRTEASLDMPCGRTRLESGSGRHGKLDLWREVGRAVKMYLWSTHDSTWSLFWRLWEYLIGDGLLCCRPEAGAV, from the exons ATGGTGCTGAAAGACGCGCCTCACACCATGATCCGCCACCGGATCGTCATGCTGCCGGACAGGACTTCCAGAACTCTCTCTGAAAAGGAGGAGTCTTACAAACTGTTACAGCTCAAG GGAGGGGGATATGCGGGTAACCTGACGGTGCTAGGCCAGGATCAGGCGTACGTACTGGGCCGCAGCCTTCGTGACATGTACATCTTTCGTCACCGATTCCTGTCGGAAGACTACAGTGCTCAAGATGTTTC CGTGCAGTcgacaaacatcaacagaacAATAGTGTCCGCTCGCTGTGTCCTAGCAGGAATGTTCGGCAAAGAAAGACTTAACGAGAAGG GTGGCGTGGAGATCACAGTGTGTGAGTTGAAGGATGATTTTTTGCTGCCCAACGACATGTCGTGCAATGTGCTGGCAGAGACGATAAAGTTCGCCACCAGCGACATGGACAACATCGGGCTAATGGAGGACAGATTGATCATTGAAAAAGCACTAG GTATTAACTCTGAGGCAACCGGAGTGAAGATAAACTTCGATCACTTGCGGGATGATTTAACGTCAAGAATA AGAACAGAGGCCAGCCTTGACATGCCTTGTGGTCGGACGCGCCTTGAATCGGGTAGTGGACGCCATGGAAAGCTTGATCTATGGAGAGAA GTGGGCAGGGCGGTCAAGATGTACCTATGGAGCACGCACGATTCCACATGGTCGCTCTTCTGGAGGCTCTGGGAATATTTAATTGGAGATGGCCTCCTTTGTTGCCGACCTGAGGCTGGAGCTGTATAA
- the LOC112558141 gene encoding lysophosphatidic acid phosphatase type 6-like isoform X2: MNLKRTLQISRNLSLLLGGAWVIRQQTRRPENALCPPGTVADNMQDNSVATIIRNGDCPLKLQQVHVFFRHGARLPLHLSPWLDEVSYPKDMVLKDAPHTMIRHRIVMLPDRTSRTLSEKEESYKLLQLKGGGYAGNLTVLGQDQAYVLGRSLRDMYIFRHRFLSEDYSAQDVSVQSTNINRTIVSARCVLAGMFGKERLNEKGGVEITVCELKDDFLLPNDMSCNVLAETIKFATSDMDNIGLMEDRLIIEKALGINSEATGVKINFDHLRDDLTSRIRTEASLDMPCGRTRLESGSGRHGKLDLWREGGQDVPMEHARFHMVALLEALGIFNWRWPPLLPT, encoded by the exons ATGAATTTAAAAAGGACTCTTCAAATATCCAGAAATTTAAGTTTACTCTTGGGAGGCGCCTGGGTGATACGCCAGCAAACCAGAAGACCCGAGAATGCTCTGTGTCCGCCCGGGACAGTTGCTGACAACATGCAAGATAATTCCGTCGCCACCATCATACGAAACGGAGATTGTCCACTGAAACTGCAACAGGTCCATGTATTCTTTCGACATGGTGCTAGACTACCACTGCACCTGTCTCCTTGGCTGGACGAG GTGAGTTATCCTAAAGATATGGTGCTGAAAGACGCGCCTCACACCATGATCCGCCACCGGATCGTCATGCTGCCGGACAGGACTTCCAGAACTCTCTCTGAAAAGGAGGAGTCTTACAAACTGTTACAGCTCAAG GGAGGGGGATATGCGGGTAACCTGACGGTGCTAGGCCAGGATCAGGCGTACGTACTGGGCCGCAGCCTTCGTGACATGTACATCTTTCGTCACCGATTCCTGTCGGAAGACTACAGTGCTCAAGATGTTTC CGTGCAGTcgacaaacatcaacagaacAATAGTGTCCGCTCGCTGTGTCCTAGCAGGAATGTTCGGCAAAGAAAGACTTAACGAGAAGG GTGGCGTGGAGATCACAGTGTGTGAGTTGAAGGATGATTTTTTGCTGCCCAACGACATGTCGTGCAATGTGCTGGCAGAGACGATAAAGTTCGCCACCAGCGACATGGACAACATCGGGCTAATGGAGGACAGATTGATCATTGAAAAAGCACTAG GTATTAACTCTGAGGCAACCGGAGTGAAGATAAACTTCGATCACTTGCGGGATGATTTAACGTCAAGAATA AGAACAGAGGCCAGCCTTGACATGCCTTGTGGTCGGACGCGCCTTGAATCGGGTAGTGGACGCCATGGAAAGCTTGATCTATGGAGAGAA GGCGGTCAAGATGTACCTATGGAGCACGCACGATTCCACATGGTCGCTCTTCTGGAGGCTCTGGGAATATTTAATTGGAGATGGCCTCCTTTGTTGCCGACCTGA